Proteins from a single region of Geothrix sp. PMB-07:
- a CDS encoding MarC family protein, protein MPHLGPLPSWSFALGVTTSLFSVLNPISAAAIFASATVGMDRVALRRSARKASLTAGTAMIVFALVGQFIFSFFGFTALAMRFVGGVLVLYRAISMLYGEDPRERSTEDEKAEASLKHPEDFAIIPFGIPLLAGPGTLSTVMGMIAGVTWREYGVVLMAIIANIWLTYLILRKAPAVFARIGAIGTKVMNKLMGLILAAVAMQFLINGVKALYVEMQQAPPAAAVSTK, encoded by the coding sequence ATGCCCCACCTCGGCCCCCTGCCCTCCTGGTCCTTTGCCCTCGGCGTGACCACGTCGCTGTTCTCGGTGCTGAATCCCATCAGCGCGGCGGCCATCTTCGCCAGCGCCACGGTGGGCATGGATCGCGTCGCCCTCCGCCGCAGTGCGCGAAAGGCCTCTCTGACAGCAGGCACGGCCATGATCGTGTTCGCGCTGGTGGGCCAATTCATCTTCAGTTTCTTCGGCTTCACAGCCCTGGCCATGCGCTTCGTGGGGGGCGTGCTGGTGCTCTACCGCGCCATCTCCATGCTCTATGGCGAAGATCCTCGTGAGCGAAGCACCGAGGATGAAAAGGCCGAAGCCAGCCTCAAACACCCCGAGGATTTCGCCATCATCCCCTTCGGCATCCCTTTGTTGGCGGGCCCGGGAACACTGTCCACCGTGATGGGCATGATCGCGGGCGTGACCTGGCGCGAGTACGGCGTGGTGCTGATGGCCATCATCGCCAACATCTGGTTGACCTACCTCATCCTGCGCAAGGCCCCGGCCGTGTTTGCGCGCATTGGCGCCATCGGCACCAAGGTCATGAACAAGCTCATGGGCCTCATCCTGGCCGCGGTGGCCATGCAGTTCCTCATCAACGGCGTGAAGGCGCTCTACGTGGAAATGCAGCAAGCGCCGCCTGCAGCGGCTGTCTCCACCAAATAG